Genomic window (Arachis hypogaea cultivar Tifrunner chromosome 13, arahy.Tifrunner.gnm2.J5K5, whole genome shotgun sequence):
CTAGTCAAGGTTCAACTATACCATTAGTTACcaaaaggcttggttggcaaagcagaagtccATAGTCAAAGCTTTCTGTGGTTGGGAGGATTCTTACCAAGCTTTGTTGTGGTGGTTCTCGGTCATGGTTCAGAAGATGCCTGGTTCAATTGTCCAAATAGAAACACGATCACTATACAACGGGAATGAGGAGGCGCACGGTGTAAAAATACTTCATTGCGTATTTTGGAGTTTTAATCCATGCATTATGGCGTTCAGGCATTGCAAGCCCCTAGTTCAGGTTGATGGAACACACCTATACAGAAAATACAAAGGTACACTTCTGGTTGctgttgcacaagatgggaaTCAGAACATTGTGCCTATCGCTTTTGCCTTGGTGGAAGGGGAGACAGCTGATGCGTGAAACTTCTTTCTTAGGAATCTGCGAATGCATGTTGTTAGAAAGGATGGTGTGGGTATGATCTTAGACCGACATGAGTCAATCCGGGCAGCAGTAAATCGTTCCGGAGGTGACTGGCAACCTCCAAGAGCATGGTGGATGTTTTGTATAAGGCACATCGGCAGCAACTTCCTAAGGGAATTCAAAGTCCCTCACTTGCAAAAACTTGTTGTCAATATAGGGTATTCGAGAACGGTGGAGGAGTACAATATCAACTATAAGAGGTTGGAAGAGCGAGGCGAGGCATATGCCAAGTGGTGTGATGCCATTGGACTCAGACATTGGGTATTGGCATTCGACGAGGGACATCGATGGGGCCATATAACGAGGAACCTTGTCGAGTCCATTAACTTAGTGTTGAAGGGTGCCCGTAATCTACCTGTGTTGGCGCTGGTCCGAGCAATATATTATCGGTTAAATGAACTTTTTACGCGAAAAAGTGCCGAGACTCACGAACGCAAGCATGCTGGATTTACTTACTCCGTATTTGCACAGCAGCGGATTGAAGCAAATATGCAACAGACTGGGAATATAGTTGTGCATCGGTTTGATAGACGAAATGAGGTGTTTGAGGTATACGAAATGACTAGCAAAAAAGTGATAGTTGTTGATCTTGCACGACGGGCGTGTGACTGTGGACACTTTCAGGTGGAACGACTACCATGTCACCATGTTATTGCTTGCTGTGCTAACCAGCGTCTCTATTGGCAGTTGTATGTACATGATGTGTACAAGTTGACAGAGGTTTGTAAGGTATATAGATTTGAGTTCATACCATTAGGTGATCCCGAGACATGGCTTGCTTATGAGGGACCTACATTGGTCGCTAATCCCGCCTTGAGGCGAACGTCAAATGGTCGCCCCAAATTGACCGATACTTGAATGAAATGGACTCACGCGACATGCGTGGTCCTCGGATATGCCGTCTTTGTGGTGCTCAAGGTCATAGTCGGAGTCGATGTCCTCAGCGTCCTGGACCGAGTGGTGCTGGTGACGATGCTAGTACCTAGGTCTTTGTTGGTATTTTTAAATttgcattttgtatttttattttcatcgTGTTTGCATTTTTAAATTCGTATTTTGTCAGTTAATGTTAGCTTAATATTATACAAAAGATTAACTACAAAGTAAATATACAAAAGATTAACTACGAATTACATAGGTCATCATACAAAAACATTAACTATGAATTACATACCTCAACATACAAAAAGATTAACTACGAATTATATTAACTTAATTCGtaatattaaatctaaaaatcctaaacccaagctcactTCTTTCCCACCAACCAGTTCAGTCCCTTACCCATCATGCCTTGACCGAACCGCGCCAGAGTATACCTATCAGGTAGATTTTGCTCCGTCTGTAGGTCATACGGGTGACCTTGAACTGAGTCATCCACACCCGGAGCTGCCGACCCACCTGCCTCTGCTGGAGCGGCCGACCCCCCTGCCTCTGCTGGAGCAGATGCACCGGGGTTATACTCGTCAACAACCACGAATGCCCACTGTGGCTGGATGAAACCACTATCACACGACGCACCCCCGGACGTGTGGTCAGAAGCAAGACCCCGTATACCATGGTTCATATCTACCGATGCCCCATGTGGATCAGC
Coding sequences:
- the LOC112735173 gene encoding uncharacterized protein, whose translation is MHVVRKDGVGMILDRHESIRAAVNRSGGDWQPPRAWWMFCIRHIGSNFLREFKVPHLQKLVVNIGYSRTVEEYNINYKRLEERGEAYAKWCDAIGLRHWVLAFDEGHRWGHITRNLVESINLVLKGARNLPVLALVRAIYYRLNELFTRKSAETHERKHAGFTYSVFAQQRIEANMQQTGNIVVHRFDRRNEVFEVYEMTSKKVIVVDLARRACDCGHFQVERLPCHHVIACCANQRLYWQLYVHDVYKLTEVCKVYRFEFIPLGDPETWLAYEGPTLVANPALRRTSNGRPKLTDT